GGACTTTAGCAGTCCGTTCCCGGTATCGCCCCGAACGGCAGTCGTGTGGGCCTGCGGGGCCTGAAGAATCAAGTATATAATATGAAAGCCATGATGATGAAAAAACAGAATGTCGGGAATGCCTGCGGATGGGCGGATCGCCTTGCACGTCTCCTGTTGCTGCCTGCGCTCACGCTCGTTCTGCTTTGCTCGTGCGACGAGGACAAGGCGAAATCCGAAAGACCGGAAGAGGGGGATCAGCTTTGGAAGATCGTGCCCGTTCTTGCATCCGAAAGCGATGGCTTCGAGGGGCTCGGTGAGTATGGGGTGTCGCTCTACCTTTTCAACGACATGTCATCCGACTGCTATAAATACCAGCATGCCGACTCGTTCGGCGATCTCGAACCGTTCGTGGTGGAAAAGGCGGCTTATTCGCTCGTCGCGCTGATGATGGATCGTGAAGTCCCTCATGTTTCCTACGAGGCTTCGGACGAGGCCAAAAAGAACACAACCGTGACCGTAACGGACATGAACGAAGCTATTCCGGATATGGTGCTCGGTACGACGTCCGTTTCCCGGAATGTCGGCGCGACGGTTCCCGTTTCCGACCTGCAACGCCTGGTCGGGGCCTTGGATGTCCGCCTGACCGATGTCCCGAATGATGTCACGGCCGTGGAACTTACCGTGGGCGATCTCTACGACCGGGTTGACCTTACGGGGCAATACGACTTTGCGACGGGGGAGCCCGCTTCGAAGCGAATCGAGCTGACGAAAGAGGGTACAGTTTTTTCAGCCCGGAGTGTGCTGATGCCTTCGGACGAGACGAGGGCCAATGTGAAGATGGATTTTCGGGTTTTCCGGGGCGACGCGTATGAGGATTTCGTCGTACGTCTTTCCGGAAGTATTCCGGCAGACAAACTCACGCGGCTTGAAGGCCGTGCGGAAGAGATCTTGAAGAATGCTGAACTGACGTTGGGTTTGACCTATGCTCCGTGGGATGCGAGCATAACGATCGAGGATCACTTCCAGACCGACGACGACCTGAATAAGGTTTGGTCCTCGGCGCCGCTTCCCATCAGCGGCGCAGCCGATCCCGGATATGACAATTTCTGGGCTTCGTCCGTATTCACCGACTGGGACGGTTCCGTAAAATACGATTCGTATCTTTATGACGGTATCATGGACGGGAGCGACGAGCACAAGGACCTCTATTGGGGCCCCGACGCAGTTGGGGAGGCAGAAAAAGGCACCGTTCCGTCGTGGTATGTGGATTTGGGAACCGGATGTCAGGGCATTACGCTCACCTACTGGAACAAATTCGGAGGCAAAGGCGGCCAGAAGCTCCGCACGATGAATATCTATGGAAGCAATGCTCCGGAGGACTATCGGGGCGGCAACGAAAGTTGGACGCTGATCACGACTTTCACTTCCGACCGGACGAAACCTACGGAAGACGCCGGAGCCGAGGTCACGACCGGGCGGATCGAATTCGACAAGGGAAATGCGACCTACCGGTATGTGAAATGCGAGATCACCTCCCGGGTCGACGCCGACGGCAATGTGGTCGAGGATTCCGATGTGAATGTTGCCGAAGTGCAGATAACCGTGTGGTCCTGTAAATAGGAATGTTTCGGCCCGGCTTGACGGCCGGGCCGTATTTTATGTAAAAATCAATTGGACATGAATGAACGATTGTTGCCGGGACGTATCCGTTCGGGCTGGGGAGTCTCTATTCTTTTTCTTTGTTTAATGGCCCTTTCCGGGTGCTGTTCACACGAAGCGATTCGGGTGAATCTCATTCCGCGCCCGGCGGAAATGGAGGTGCTGTCCGGGTATTTTCAGCCGGGAAACACGACGGTGGACGACTTCACGACCGTAGTTGTGGACAATTCCCGGATGGATGCGCTGGGACGGGAGGGATACGAACTTACGGTCGATCGCTCGTCGGTGAGACTCACGGCCGCCACCCAGACCGGCATTTTCTATGGGAAACGGACGCTGGAACAGTTGATGACCGACAAGGGTATTCCTTGCGTAAGGGTCAGCGACCGGCCCCGGTTTGCCTACCGGGGCATGCACATGGATGTATCGCGGCATTTCTTTCCGAAAAGTCAGGTGCTGAAGATGCTGGACGAAATGGCCCGCTACAAACTCAACGTATTCCATTTCCATCTGACCGATAACGGTGGTTGGCGCATCCGGATCGACAAATATCCGCGGCTCACCGCCGAAGGGGCATTCCGCACGCAGCGGGATTGGTACGCGTGGTGGGACCGGAACGACCGTCGCTATCTTCCCGAGGGAACTCCGGGCGCTTACGGCGGATATTTCACCAAAGAGGACATCCGTGAGATCGTGACCTACGCCGCCGAGCGGCACATTACGGTCATTCCCGAGATCGAATTCCCGGCGCATTCCGACGCCGTGTTCATCGGCTATCCGGAGTTGTGCTGTACGGGCAAACCTTATACGACGGGAGAATTTTGTGTCGGCAACGAACAGGTATATACTTTTATGGAGGATGTGCTTACCGAAGTTATGGAGCTTTTCCCTTCGAAATACATCCATATCGGAGGCGACGAGGCCCGGAAAGTCGCCTGGGCGACCTGTCCGAAATGCCAGGCCCTGATCGAGCGGGAGAGACTTGACGGGATACAGGGACTCCAACCCTATATGATCGCCCGTATCCAGGATTTTCTCGCTTCGAAAGGGCGGGTTATGGTCGGCTGGGATGAAATACTGCACAACGAACTGCATTCCGAAACCTTGGTTATGTCGTATCGTGGACAGAAAGGGGCTATCGAAGCCGCTAATCGGGGCAATTATGCCGTAATGACACCCGGTGAAGTGCTCTATTTCGACTGGTATCAGGCCGATCCTTCCACTCAGCCGCGTGCCATGTACGGATATTCTCCCATTAAAAAGATGTACGCTTTCGAGCCGGTGCCGGCTGATCCGGAATCGGCGGCCCGCAACGAGTCGATCATCCGGGCCGAATTCGTGGACCCTGCGGCCGTGGAGCCGATCCGGGCGGATCGCGCCGACCGCATCGTCGGTGTGCAGGGATGTACGTGGGCTGAATATATCGAAGATGAAGAGCAACAGGAATACATGATCTTTCCGCGTCTGCTGGCTGTGGCAGAATTGGCATGGACACCGCAGGAGAAGCGCGAATGGAGCGATTTCAAAGTCCGGATGAACTCCCATATCCCACTGTTGCAGCAACGGGGGCTAAATACTTTTACGCTGAGCGACGAAGTTGAGATCACGACTCGCATTCGTTCCGGAAATAAAGCGGTTGAGGTGACTCTCGACTGTGAGAAATATCCCGCAGAGATTCGCTACACGTTAGACGGAACCCCGCCGACGCCCGACGCTTCGCTTTACGAAGCTCCTTTTACCGTGACCGATTCGACGGTGGTCCGGGCCGCCGTATGTCGGGATGGAGTGATTCGAAGTCCTGAACGGAAACAATTGGTTACTCTCGCCGCGGAGATCGACAACTATTATCCGTTCGATGTGCCGGAAATCTGGAAAGAATATTTCGATTAATCGTTCCATCGACTATTGTGCGTTATCGCCTTTTCTTTCTGGGCGGCAGACTGTGCGCAGCCTTGAAACGGAGTCGGACGTGGCTGACTTTGGGTTGATTCGGGAAAAGGTCCGGGTGGAGGGAATAACAGACAGCCCTTTTATTTTCGGCCTTCGGATTTTTCCCGTATGCCCTGGCGCGGACGAATATGCCGTTGGGTCGCTCCTGTTCCGAAAGATCGTCTTCATTTCGCAAACAGAAACGACATCGTAATTGACGTTCCGGAGGGGGCAATGCCCGATAAACACACCGGTCGATAACCGATTCGTCATAGATCGCCCCGGAGATTTGCTAGTTTTCAAAATCAAAGATCCCCGGGGCTTATCGTACGATTCAGAAGCGATCGATATTTATGTGAACGGTTCAACATCGCATATAATCGGCTTATCTATCAGGTTCAATCTATTTAGAGACGGGAGAACCAAATATTTAAAGTCATACGCTCTATATTAGTGTACAAGCGTTTGTCAATGTGTTTATGTTCCTCAATATTCCGGAACGATAACCCATATCCTCCGAGATAGTTTTGTTGTTCACGATCATTTGATGGAATATAACCATTGGAGGACTGTCTATTTATCATGGTGAAGTCATTCTAAATAAATTATCCAATTTGAAAAATCGGGACATTTTATTAAATTTGTATTCAATAACAGGAGTTGTTTGACAAGATGGAACGCAGATGCGAACAAATGCATACGACTGTTTCCTAACCATTACCTGCTATATGCAAATAGAGTCATAACTTTTTAAGTTACAACTCTATCTAAAAATGAATGGATAATACCGAAGTACTATCCATGCGCCCCGTTCTTCACGATATACGGAACTCTCCGGCTTAAAATCAAAAATCTGTTTCACGATGCACGGCATCTGTCCCGCATTGTTTGGAAAACGGGTTCGGAACCGGTGCGCATGCCGCCCCCGGTTGCAGCCGGATTCAGTTGAATTCGATGAGGAGATGCGTCGCCCAGAAAGGATCGGGGGCTTCGCCCGGCAGGGGAAGGGGAGGGGCGAGTTCCCCGGGAAAGAGCGTGCGCAGGGCATACCCGGCCTCTCCGGTGCGTTCGAGGATCAGTTGGCAGGCTCCGGTGGAGATCGTGCGGGAGGTGCGGACCGTGCGGACAGGGCATCCGTTGCGCAGGATGTTGCGAACCGTAGCCCGCTCGGCGGGCGTCAGCTCCGCGTCTGCCGCCAGTCCGCTCGTCCCGACGGGTTCGTCGTAGCGGAACGACAGGCGCACCCGGCCGTCGGCTCCGGGGTGCAGGGCGGTGAAAGATTCGGGGAAATCCCGTTGCAGCCGCGCGACGGCTTCCTGCGGAGAAAGGGCGAAAGTGCGGAGGAATTTGGACCCGGGCATGCGTAGCTGGCCGTCGATCGCCTCGTCGGTAAATCCCGCCCGGCGCAGGCTGTCGCGCAGGGCTTCGTCCGCCGTTTCGAAATGGGTCAGGACGTGAAAAAGCGTTTCGGGCGAATAGGATATTCGTTCCATCTCCGATCAGGATTTGTTGCGCCGGTAATGCCAGACGGAGATGCTTGTGATCACGATTGCGGAGAGCAGGAGCGCGGCGAAAATCCGGAACGGGGTCGTGCCGCTTTCCCAGCCGAAATAATCCTTGACCAGCGACGCGCCGTCGTAGGTCGCCGAGCAGACGGTCAGCATCGTCAGGAAGAGGATAAGGCCCGCCAGCCGCCGCTCCGAGTTCTTTTCGAGGCGTTCGGCCTCCTGTTCGAGGTGGCGGTGCAGTTGTTCGCGCTCGGTGGCGATGTCCAGCCCGGTGTCGATGGCCCGGTAGATGAGCTGCGGCAGGAAGTTGTAGGAGATATTCGAGAAGGCGTACCAATGCTCCTGCTCCTTCATTTTGTGGAGCAGCCGGATGGACTTCCGGTCGTTGGCGGCCGAGCGGAATTGCCGGTTGACGACGAAGAGCAGCGTCTTCTGGTAAAGCGCATGGATGTAGATCAGCCGGAAATAGCTGTTGGGCCATACCCACATCTGTGCGGCCGTGCGGCCTTTTGCAACCACAGTGAAACTGTCGACCAGCGCCAGCGCTTTCCAGTTGCGGAATGCCGAAATCGTGTGGGTGCGGATGATCCGGTCGTAATATTCCTGGGAGGGGGAATATTCGTGTTTGTGGTCGGCGACGCAGCCGACGGGGCTCAAGGTTCCCAGTTCGAAGAGCAGTTCGTCCGAGAAGTCGTCCAAAATGAAGATCTGGAAACATTTCAGCTTGTTGCCGGTGAGGGTCAGGCCGGAGAAACGTCCCTGACGCGGGGATTCGGCCGACGGCCGGGGAGGGCACAGCCGCAGGATCTCTTCCAGCAGGGCGAGGTACTCCGGGGCGTCGATCTGCGATTTCAGAATCCCCTGCTCTGCGATCTCATAGCAGGAGGTCTCGCGCAGAATGCCGTGTGCGGCGATCAGCGTGTCGAGCGTCGTTTCAGGCTCTTCGGCGATCTCCATGGCGAAAAGGCAGATGTCGTAGGGGAAGAAGAAGAGGTGGAACCGGCACAGTCTGAAGGCGTATTCCGCGGCGGGGAGCTTTGGGTGGCGCAGCGTGCAGAGCCGGTCGGTTTCCAGGGTCAGGTGCGCCGTGTCGGCATAGACCGCCCCCGAGGTCTGTCCGTCGACCTGCATGAGCGAATCAATGAAACTCTCGTAATAGATGCTGCTGAGCCGTTCGTAGGCCTCGCGGGTCAGGGGTTTTTCCGCCTGCCACCGCTTGTCGGCGGCCTGCACTTCGGAGGCCCGTCCGACGGCGGCGAGGTGGCTGCAGAAAAAGGTATGCGCGTAATGCAGTTTGTTATCCATGGATCGTTGTGGGTTAAAGCAGGGTTACTCGGACGAAGGGATGGCGCCGCTTCGGGTCCCCGGGGTTTTCGATGCGGACGACCGTCACCTCGGATATGGTTGTGCCGGGCTGCGGGATAAACTGGCCGACGCCCGTGAAGAAAAGTTTCATGTCGGCCTTGGAGATCGTGGCTTCGATCCCGGTGTCCCCGAGCAGGACGACGACGCTCTCGTCCGAGGAGCGCCGCACTGTGGCCGGATAACCGCTCCCGACGCCGGGCGTGTGTTTGAGGAAGGGATCGCCGACGGTCTGTCTGTGGCCCAGCAGCAGGCCGCCTTCCGCGGGCGAGAGGTGCAGTATCCGGCATGAAACCTTCTCGCCGCGCTTCCAGACGCCGTGCCACTGGTCGCAGTACTGCCACATGATCTCGGAGCAGTGGAGGAAGCCGACGGCTCCGCCGCAGCGCATCAGGTAGCCGCCTGCGGTCGTCCCCAGCACCGTGCAGGGGAGCGTGTCGCCGGTCTCGCAGGTCAGCAGCGGGTTGGGGGTCAGCGCGCAGGCGTTGAGCGTCGTGTACTTTGTCTTGCCGATGATCTCTTCACCTGTGATGACGGCGTTGATCCGGTCGCCCGGCTGGCACGGCACGTCGGTCGGGCGGTTCCAGTAGAACTCCGAGGACCGGATCGCCGCGTCGTAGAGCCTGCCCCGTTTGGGGAACGTGCAGAACACATGGTGCGCCGTGGCCTTGACTACGGTGCACTGCACGCGGGAGCCGACGGCCAGATCGTTGTTGGTCGTGGGCGTGAGTGAGAATGTGATCTGCCGCTTCGTGAAACGGATGGCGGAAACGTAAACCGTTATGTTCGCATCGCTCCGGATGTTCATGGCCTTGATCTGCGCTTCGCTGACCGGAAGCGTTCCGACGAGTCCGTTGACCCGGACGAGGCACATGCTGGAGATGGTAGGAAACGATCAGGAGATGGCCGATATGTATTTCGAGATGCTGTTCAGCGAGGGAACGAACGTCGTGTCGCAGTTGTCGCTCAAATATGACAGCGACAACCGGGTGACCGCCGTTCAGCAGGGCGAGGGCGCAGACGCTGCCGACTGGTACACGTTCTCCTTCGACGGAGACAAGGTTTCGGCCCTGAACAAGATGTACGAAGACGGCGAACCCGGTATCCGGGCATTCTCCTGGGTGCTCAACGACGGAAAAGTAGAGAGCAGCAACGTCGACTTCATGCGAACCGTCAGCGGCGAAGTCGTTTCGAGACCCGCTGATTTCACCTGGACCTATGATGCCGTTAACGGACAGTGCACCGGCGTCGTTTATCAGAGCACCGGCTCCAATTACGTCTCGTTCGATTTTGAGAACGGGAACTATACGGCGGACGGAATGTTCGAATACGGCGATGCCGGCAAGAAGAACAACATCTTCGGCGTCGATGTGGCGAAAGCCATTGCTGGTGTTACCACCTCGCTGGACGACGATCATGCCCTGGCTTGTTTCCTGGGCTATGACGGAAAGGCTTCGCTCAACCTGCCCACTGCGACGATGTTCGACGCCATGTCGGAAGATGATCCCGCCAAGGCGGTAACCTGCACCCAGGACGGCGAGGGTTACGTGACCGTTGCCAAGTGGGGCGGAGTAGGTATGGATATGATGGGTATCGGAGTCAAGGTCACCTCTGAAACGATATTCGAATTTACCTACGCGGAATAGGCGAAAAGCGCCGATTTCGTTTTACGAGCCGCCCGGGCGATCCGGGCGGCTCTTTTCGTCGCCGTGCGGAGTTTGCGCGTTCTGCAATTTATTTTGCCCGAAGACTTCGTTTGTTGCGCGCAAATAGTTACTTTTGCAGGTATAATCCCAAAAATCCCGTAACGAAATGGAGAATACCATACAACTTCACGACAAGAAGTTCAGAATCATGATCCCCGCCGAGCAGATCGACAAGGCCGTGGATGCCGTGGCGCAGCGAATCAATGCCGACTATGCCGGCAAGGAGACCCCGCTGTTCCTGGGCATTCTCAACGGTTCGTTCATGTTCATGTCGGACCTGATCAAGAAAATCGAATTCCAGAACGAACTTTCGTTCGTCAAGCTGGCGTCGTACGACGGGACCTGCTCCACGGGCTGCGTGAAAAGTCTGATCGGCCTGAACAATCCGATCGAGGGCCGTCACGTGATCATCGTCGAGGACATCGTGGACACGGGCGAGTCGATCGAACACATGATCAAGGAGCTGGAGGCCCGCAACCCGGCGTCGGTCGAGGTCTGTACGCTCTTTTTCAAACCCGGGTCGTACCGCAAGACGCTGCCGATCAAGTACCGCGCCATGGAGATCGGCAACGAGTTCATCGTGGGTTACGGGCTGGACTACGACCAGCTGGGCCGCAGTCTCAAGGATATTTACGTAGTGACGGAGTGATGGCTGCCGCGACCGATCCCGCATGGCTCGACGGCGGGCGAATGCTGCCGCTGGTCGAGGATTTCTACACCATTCAGGGCGAGGGATTCCACGCCGGGAAACCCGCCTATTTCATCCGTCTCGGCGGGTGCGACGTGGGTTGCCGCTGGTGCGACGCCAAGTATACGTGGAACCCGAAACTCTATCCGCCGACCGATGTGCAGACCGTGATCGACCGTGCGATGTCGTGTCCGGCGCAGGCCATCGTCATCACGGGAGGCGAGCCGCTGCTCTATCCGCTGGGCGTGCTCACGGAGACGCTGCGCGAGAGGGGGTTGCAGATTTTTCTGGAAACATCGGGCTCGCACCCTTTCAGCGGTGTTTTCGACTGGGTGTGTCTCTCGCCGAAGCGCCGGCAGCCGCCCCTGGACGAGGCGTTCGAACGGGCCGACGAACTGAAAGTGATCGTCGAGTCGGAGGAGGATTTCGAATGGGCCGAGCGGAATGCCGCCCGCGTAGGCGGAAAGTGCCTGCTGTTCCTCCAGCCCGAGTGGAGCGTCGCCGAAAAGGTCATGCCCGCAATAGTCGAGTACGCCAAGGCGCATCCGCAATGGAATATCTCCATTCAGACGCACAAATACATGCATATACCGTAAAGAGAAGTAATCGGATGATTTCACGCTTGGTCCGCTGTCGATCGCTGTCGTTGCCGCCTGCGGCGTCAGATGCAAGTCTGACCCCATTCCGGCCTTCCCTCGGAGAGGGAGATGGCGTAGGCTTCGGGCGGTTGGCAATACGATAATTCCTTAAATGAAAATTCAGTTCGGCCGCAGGTTCTGGATCGTCGCAACGGCGGTCATCGTTGTCTTCACGGTGTTCGTCGTGGGGCGCAACGCCCTGCATGCCGTGAAGATCAAGCGGCAGATCAACGCCCTGACACGCGAGCAGAGCTATTATTCGGAGAAGATCGCACAGGACAGCACCCTGCTCGAACGGCTGAAATACGACGATTACCTCGAAGAGTACGCCCGGGAGAATTACCACATGCAGGGGCACAACGAACACGTGTACATTATCAGGGAATAGGGCTTTCCGATTTCATAGGGCCTCTTTGCGCTTGCTTTCGTGCAGCGCGAACGGGACGTACTTCAATAACCGCCCGGCAAACGGGGGTGGCTGCAAGCCATCCCCGTTTGCATTAATAGTGCTCGAAGCCGTGCCAGTCCAGCGGTTCGGGTTTTCCGTTGCGGAGCCACACGAGGCCCGGTCCGGAAGTGATGCGGCCGATGGGGTGGAGCGGCGTGCCGAAGCGGATGCGGAAATCAGCGGCGAGGCGTTCGGCGGCCTCCGGCGCGGCGGTGAGCAGGAGTTTGTAGTCCTCACCTGAACAGGCGGCCATGCGGATGTCGGCGCCCGGGGCTGCGGGAATCTGCTCGACGGCGACTTCGGCGCCGACGCCCGAGCGGTCGAGGATATGCTTCAGGTCGGAGGCCAGACCGTCCGAAAGGTCCATCATGGCGCGCACCTCGGGACGGCTGCCGAGCCAGATGCCTTCGGCGACCTGCGGCTGCGGGTTGCGGTGCACGGCGGCCGCGGGGGTGTCGCAGCGTCCCGCGAGGATGTCCTGCAAGCCTGCTCCCGAGGTTCCGAGTTCCCCGGCGGTGAAGATCACGTCCCCGGGGCGTGCGTCGCTGCGTCGCTTGAGGTGCGCGTCGGCTGCGCGGCCGATGGCCGTGACGTTGATCGTCAGGCCCGACAGCGAGCGGGTCGTGTCGCCCCCGGCGAGCGTCACGCCGAACTCCTCGGACAGTTCCCGGTAGCCGAGCATGAACTCTGCGGCCCACGCATCGGCGGCATCGGCCGGAAGGGCGATCGAGAGCAGCGTCGCCACGGGGCGGGCGCCCATTGCGGCCACGTCGCTCAAGTTTACGGCGAGGGATTTGCGTCCCAACTCGCGGGGCGAGGTCGCCGTGCGGAGAAAATGGACCCCTTCGGTCAGCAGGTCCGCGGTGAAGACCAGCGATTCGCCGCCGCCGACAGACAACACGGAGCAGTCGTCGCCGATGCCCTCGAATCCGTTGTCGGGAAGCGGGGCGAAAAGGGTTTTTATGCTGTCGATGAATCCGAATTCGGTCATGGAAGAGTTGTGTTATTGCGCAAAGTTACCGATTTTTTCGGTGAATTTTGCTATCTTTGTCCGGGAATCGCCCGCTTGGGGCGTTAGGTTAATGAATGAAACTATGAAGATATTGATTCTCAACGGACCGAACCTCAATCTTCAGGGGCGGCGCGACACCGGGGTTTACGGATCGCAGACTTTCGAGTCGTATTTCGAAGCGCTGAAAGCGAACTATCCCTCGGTGGAGTTCGGCTACTTCCAGTCGAACATCGAAGGCGAACTGATCGACGCCGTGCAGCAGGCCGACGGCGTTTACGACGGCGTGGTGCTCAATGCCGGCGGGTATACGCATACTTCGGTGGCGCTGCGCGACGCCGTGTCGGCCGTGTCGGTTCCCGTCGTCGAGGTGCACATCTCCTCGATCCTCACCCGCGAGGAGTTCCGCCACACCTCGCTGCTGGCTCCCGTGGCCGCGGGGTCGATCATGGGGTTCGGCCTGAACTCCTATCGGCTGGGCGTGTACGCGCTGCTGACAGGCGCGGAAAAATAGTTGCGTCGGGGCGGAAGCCCGGCAACGCTGCCTTCAAGTCCTCTCCGGGGAGGGATTCGGGGTGGACAGACTTGTGAACGACGCCAACGGCGGCGGCAACACCGCCCGAGAGCGTATCGAAGGATAATATAAACGTAAAAACATAGCTCTATGTATCGCATGAAAAAAACCAAGATTGTCGCTACGATGTCGGATTTCCGCTGCACCGAAGAGTTCGTAAAACAGCTTTTCGACGCGGGTATGGACGTGGTGCGCGTCAATTCGGCGCACGTCTCCGAGGACGGGGCCACGCATATCGTCGAGACGGTGCACCGGGTGAACCCGGCCATTCCGATTATGATAGATACCAAAGGACCCGAAATCCGCGTCACGACGATCGCCGACGAATACGGCAACAGCATCAATTTCCGCCCGGGGGACCGGGTGGCCGTGCGCGGTTCGGACGGCTCGGACTTCACGACCCGCAAGGTGGTCTACATGAACGTGCCGTCGATCGTGAGCGACATTCCCGTCGGGGCGCGGATGCTGATCGCCGACGGCGAGCTGGAAATCCGCGTCGTGGGCAAGAACGATACGGAGCTGGACTGCGAGTTCGTCGTGGGAGGCGCCATGCGTTCGCGCAAGAGCGTCAACGTGCCGGGCGTGTCGATCGACCTGCCGTCGGTGACCGAAAAGGACCGCCGCTTCATCGAATGGGCCGTGAAGAACGACGTCGATTTCATCGCGCATTCGTTCGTGCGCTCGGCGCGCGACATCCGGGCCGTGCAGGATATTCTCGACGCCCACGGCAGCAACATCAAGATCATCTCGAAGATCGAGAACCAGGAGGGACTGGACAACATCGACGAGATCATCGAGGCTTCGTACGGCATCATGGTCGCCCGCGGCGACCTGGGCGTGGAGCTTCCCGCCGAGGTGATTCCCAACACGCAGCGGCGTATCGTCGAGAAGTGTATCTGCGCCAAGCGTCCCGTGATTATCGCCACGCAGATGCTCTATTCGATGGTCAAGTCCCCGCGTCCGACGCGCGCCGAGGTGAGCGACGTGGCCAGCGCCATTTACGAGCGTGTGGATGCCGTGATGTTGAGCGACGAGACCGCCATGGGCGATTTTCCCGTGCAGTCGGTGGAGACGATGGCCCGCATCGCCCGCGAGATCGAGCGCGACGAGACGCATTTCAAGCCGATGATCGACATGGACATGGTTTCGGTGAACCACGAGATCACCGCGCAGCTGGCCCGTTCGGCCGTGCGCGCCTCGACCAACCTGCCGATCAAATACGTGGTGCTCGACACCAAGACGGGCCGCACGGGCCGTTATCTGGCGGCGTTCCGCGGCCGCAAGACCGTGATGGCCGTCTGCTACCAGCTGCATGCGCAGCGGATTCTGGCCCTGTCGTACGGTGTCGTGCCGATTCTCCGGAATCAGGAACTCTCCGACAGATACCATTTCCTGGTCGATGCGCTGGAGTTCCTCGACCAGTACCGCAAACTCGACGACGGGGACCTGATGGCCATCGTGGGCGGCAGTTTCGGTCCCGACGGCGGTGCGTCGTACGTCGAGATCGCCAACGTGCAGAATATCCGCAAGCGTAACGAGGAGATCGTCGCGCAGCACAACTGTTAGGCTGTTGGGCGGCGAACTCAAAGAGAAAGTCGCGCAGGGCGTGGCGTGGAGCATGGCCGAGAAGATCGGCTCGATGCTCCTCGCAATGGCCGTGCGGCTGGTCATCCTGCGCCTGCTGACGCGCGACATACTGGGCTTCATGTCCATTCCGTCGGCCGTCGTGACGGTGCTGCTGGTGATCGTCGACAGCGGGTTCTCGCAGAGTCTGGTCCGCCACAAAGGGCCTTCGCAGAGCGATTACAAGTCGGTTTTCCTCTTCAACATCGCTGTTTCGGCGGTGCTCTACGGGGTGCTGGTGGCCCTGGCGCCCCTTGCGGCGCGCTGGTACGGCATGCCCGAAATCGCGCGGATCGCCCCGGTTTTCTTCCTGCTGCTGCCGCTCAACGCCCTGTGCGCCGTTCAGAATACGATTTTCATCCGGCAGTTCCGTTTCGCGCTGCTCTCGAAGGTGACCTTCCTTTCGTCGCTGGCGGGCGGGCTTACGGCCATTGCGCTGGCGATGGCCGGGTGGGGCATCTGGAGCCTCGTGGCGGAGCGTGTGATCGCGGTCGGGATGCGGACCGCGCTGCTGTGGTGGTTGAGCGACTGGCGCCCCTGCGGCAAGTGCGGGCTGAAGCCCCTGCGCGAGATGGCGCCGTTCGGGTGCAGTCTGATGGTGACGGACCTGATTTCGAATTTCTATAACAAGATACCCCAGTTTTTTCTCGGAAAACTCTATTCGCCCGCGGTGCTCGGATCGTTCGACCAGGCGGTAAAACTCAAGGACATGCCCGCCGCGACGGGCATTCAGGCCGTGCAGAACGTCACGTT
This Alistipes shahii WAL 8301 DNA region includes the following protein-coding sequences:
- a CDS encoding S1 RNA-binding domain protein is translated as MCLVRVNGLVGTLPVSEAQIKAMNIRSDANITVYVSAIRFTKRQITFSLTPTTNNDLAVGSRVQCTVVKATAHHVFCTFPKRGRLYDAAIRSSEFYWNRPTDVPCQPGDRINAVITGEEIIGKTKYTTLNACALTPNPLLTCETGDTLPCTVLGTTAGGYLMRCGGAVGFLHCSEIMWQYCDQWHGVWKRGEKVSCRILHLSPAEGGLLLGHRQTVGDPFLKHTPGVGSGYPATVRRSSDESVVVLLGDTGIEATISKADMKLFFTGVGQFIPQPGTTISEVTVVRIENPGDPKRRHPFVRVTLL
- a CDS encoding septum formation initiator family protein, producing the protein MKIQFGRRFWIVATAVIVVFTVFVVGRNALHAVKIKRQINALTREQSYYSEKIAQDSTLLERLKYDDYLEEYARENYHMQGHNEHVYIIRE
- a CDS encoding beta-N-acetylhexosaminidase, giving the protein MNERLLPGRIRSGWGVSILFLCLMALSGCCSHEAIRVNLIPRPAEMEVLSGYFQPGNTTVDDFTTVVVDNSRMDALGREGYELTVDRSSVRLTAATQTGIFYGKRTLEQLMTDKGIPCVRVSDRPRFAYRGMHMDVSRHFFPKSQVLKMLDEMARYKLNVFHFHLTDNGGWRIRIDKYPRLTAEGAFRTQRDWYAWWDRNDRRYLPEGTPGAYGGYFTKEDIREIVTYAAERHITVIPEIEFPAHSDAVFIGYPELCCTGKPYTTGEFCVGNEQVYTFMEDVLTEVMELFPSKYIHIGGDEARKVAWATCPKCQALIERERLDGIQGLQPYMIARIQDFLASKGRVMVGWDEILHNELHSETLVMSYRGQKGAIEAANRGNYAVMTPGEVLYFDWYQADPSTQPRAMYGYSPIKKMYAFEPVPADPESAARNESIIRAEFVDPAAVEPIRADRADRIVGVQGCTWAEYIEDEEQQEYMIFPRLLAVAELAWTPQEKREWSDFKVRMNSHIPLLQQRGLNTFTLSDEVEITTRIRSGNKAVEVTLDCEKYPAEIRYTLDGTPPTPDASLYEAPFTVTDSTVVRAAVCRDGVIRSPERKQLVTLAAEIDNYYPFDVPEIWKEYFD
- the thiL gene encoding thiamine-phosphate kinase; this encodes MTEFGFIDSIKTLFAPLPDNGFEGIGDDCSVLSVGGGESLVFTADLLTEGVHFLRTATSPRELGRKSLAVNLSDVAAMGARPVATLLSIALPADAADAWAAEFMLGYRELSEEFGVTLAGGDTTRSLSGLTINVTAIGRAADAHLKRRSDARPGDVIFTAGELGTSGAGLQDILAGRCDTPAAAVHRNPQPQVAEGIWLGSRPEVRAMMDLSDGLASDLKHILDRSGVGAEVAVEQIPAAPGADIRMAACSGEDYKLLLTAAPEAAERLAADFRIRFGTPLHPIGRITSGPGLVWLRNGKPEPLDWHGFEHY
- the hpt gene encoding hypoxanthine phosphoribosyltransferase — translated: MENTIQLHDKKFRIMIPAEQIDKAVDAVAQRINADYAGKETPLFLGILNGSFMFMSDLIKKIEFQNELSFVKLASYDGTCSTGCVKSLIGLNNPIEGRHVIIVEDIVDTGESIEHMIKELEARNPASVEVCTLFFKPGSYRKTLPIKYRAMEIGNEFIVGYGLDYDQLGRSLKDIYVVTE
- a CDS encoding 7-carboxy-7-deazaguanine synthase QueE, translating into MAAATDPAWLDGGRMLPLVEDFYTIQGEGFHAGKPAYFIRLGGCDVGCRWCDAKYTWNPKLYPPTDVQTVIDRAMSCPAQAIVITGGEPLLYPLGVLTETLRERGLQIFLETSGSHPFSGVFDWVCLSPKRRQPPLDEAFERADELKVIVESEEDFEWAERNAARVGGKCLLFLQPEWSVAEKVMPAIVEYAKAHPQWNISIQTHKYMHIP